The nucleotide sequence AATGCTTGACGTCCTCGATCAGCCGCTCGTCGTGCGTGGCGACATTGACGTAATGGCCTGCTCGCAGCTGGGCGTACACCAGGCGGCGGTAACTGGCGTCCACGTCGGCCTTGTCGGGCATGGCGACCGAGGGGGGTTCGAGGTAGGCGCCCTTGACGATCCGCAGGTTAGGGCGCAGGTCTTGCAGGGCGGCGAGGTCGGCCTCTGAACGGTAGAGGTAGCTTTGCAGCACGGTGCCCACCGTCTCGTTGCCGAACTCGTTCACGAGAAGCCGGAACTGCGTGAGCGTCTGGTCTACTCGGGTGTGGTCTTCCATATCCAGGCACACGAAGCCGCCGTACCCCTTGGCCCGGCTCACGATTCGGCGGGCATTCGTCAGGCCCAGGTCCTCGCCGTTCACGGTTTGTCCCTGGCCGACACTGGAAAGCTTGACGCTGACGTAGGGGGGAATTCCCGCAGCGTTCGCCTGATCAAGCAGGCTCAGAACCCGCTCTGCAAAGGCAGAGCACTGCTCCGGCGAGTCGATGAACTCACCCAGCAGGTCGAGGTTCCCCAGAATGCCGTCACCTTCGAGCTCACGAACAGCCCGCAGCGCGGAGGCGGCGTCCTCACCCGCCACAAAACGCTGCGCCACCCGCCACCCGCGTGAGCGCACGAGGTCTTCGACAAACTTCTGTCCCGAGACAGTCAGGACGGCCTTACGGTAGAGCTGGTCAATCATAAAGGGGCTTCTCCTAGGTCATGCAGGACAAGGGCGGCAAAGGTGCGGACGTGCGCGCGGGCAGCCTCACGGGCGGCCTCCGCGTCCCGGGCGAGGATGGCGTCCAGAATCGCGGCGTGCTGCGCTCCGGTATCGGGATGGGCGTTGTATGTCCGGGTCTGGTGTTTGATGAGGGCGACCCGCTGCTCCAGACGGCGGGCCAGGTCGGCGAGTGCGGCGTTGTGCGCGGCAAGCGTC is from Deinococcus sp. YIM 77859 and encodes:
- a CDS encoding proline dehydrogenase family protein gives rise to the protein MIDQLYRKAVLTVSGQKFVEDLVRSRGWRVAQRFVAGEDAASALRAVRELEGDGILGNLDLLGEFIDSPEQCSAFAERVLSLLDQANAAGIPPYVSVKLSSVGQGQTVNGEDLGLTNARRIVSRAKGYGGFVCLDMEDHTRVDQTLTQFRLLVNEFGNETVGTVLQSYLYRSEADLAALQDLRPNLRIVKGAYLEPPSVAMPDKADVDASYRRLVYAQLRAGHYVNVATHDERLIEDVKHFVLAHGVRRDAFEFQMLYGVRRDLQKELARQGYRVRAYIPYGRDWYPYFSRRIAETPRNALFVLRGMLKG